TATGCGCTTTCCTTGTTTCAGCCGCTCGACGAGAGGCAGCGTGAAAAAATGATTCGCGTGGATGAGGTCGATCCTTTCGCCGTCTAAATCCTCCGGCAGAGGCGACCGCTTGGCGATCTCGATCAGCCAGGACGCCTGATCGCCATGGATCAGCCGCCAATAGGCCTTGGCGAGGAAGACGGGCGAGAAAATCGAGGATGTCGGCGCGCCCGAATAATAGCGGCGGTTCGCACCTATGTTACGGGCCGCATTGAGATAATCATCCCATTTCGGGCCCTCGGGCGCCGCCGGGCCCAGTGAATCCATCATGGCGACGGAGACGACGCGCGCGCCCAGCGCCCGGTAGGCGGCGATCTGGCTGACATTGACCTGATAACTGCCGCAGCTATGCCAGGCGGCGTGGACGACGGCGACGGTTTTTCCGGCCAAGGGCTTGCCGAGGGGCGGCGCGGCGCTCGCCGGCACCTGCGAAATATCGTCCAAAAGAGCGCCCCCTTGCTTTTGCCCGAATTTTATCAGTACACCCCGGTATATGAGCCTTCGCCTCCCGAATCCACCCCTTCGCGCGCCCGAGTCCGAGACCGGCGCCCCCGCCCCCGCCAAGCGCTACGGCATCGCCATCGTCGGCAACGACAAGATCATCGACTGGCTTCTGCCCTTCCTCGAGAGCTACCGCGACACGAATTCCTCGCTGCCGATCTATCTCATCCCCTATGACGACAATGTCGCCATGACGCGCAAGGCCGCGGAGATATACGGCGCGACCTATGTCGAAGAGGAGCCGGTCGAGATCGACAAGCTCTCCCATGAGCTCTATCCGGGGATTTTCAACAATAACCGCCGCCGTCTCCGCAAGCTTCAGGCTCTCGCTTTGCCGCTCGACGAAGTGGCTTATGTGGATGTCGACGTCATCCTTTTCCGCGACTTCACGCCCGTCTTCGGCAGGCTCGAAGCGGGCGAGAGGGAGTTCATCGTCGCGTCGCCGAGCTTCGAATATGTCTATAACGACAAGCGCGACAAATACCCGTTCCTCAAGGACGTGCTGCTGTTCAATGACGGCTTCTGGGTCACGTCGAACAAGTTTCTGAAGCTTTCGGACTTCATCGAAACGATGAAAGCGGACTCGGCGATTTTCCACGACGTTCGCAAGCGCGGCCAGCTCTTCGCTCAGCCGCTCGTGAATTTCGTCACGCATCGTCGCGGCTTGAAGATCGAGCTACTTCCCAACGTCGTGCCCGGCTCTTCGCATGAGAGCTTCTACAAGGCGCCGGGCGTGACTTTCCGAGACGGAAAGCCCGTCGACATAGACGGCAAGGAAATCTATTTCGCCCATTGGGCCGGCGCGGTCGCCCTGCCCTCGCGCGGCGTCTTCGACCCCGCCTGGGCGGAATATTCCAAGGCCGCCTGGGCGCGGTTCAAGAAGTGATGCGCTTTATCCCGTCATTGCGAGCGCAGCGAAACAATCCAGGGGCCGCGATGTGGCTCCGGATTGCTTCGCCGCGCTCGCAATGACGGCGAGGAACGCCCGGCATGCCCCGCCTCCTTTACAACTATCTTTTCAAACGCGTCGGCTTCAACGTCCTCGTCGTGCAGCTTGCGCTGTCGGTGCCAGTCGTTCTTTCCTATCTGCTCTACCAGTTGCCGCCTGCCGCCGTGCGCGGCGGCCTCGTATTCCCGGCGCTTATCGGCGTCACGCCGACCGTCGCCTTCGTGACGCTCCCCATGGCCGTCGGCGTCGCGACCGCGCTCGAATTTTCGCGCATGGCGAGCGAAGGCATGATCGCCGTCCTCTACGCCTTGCGGCTTTCCGCATGGTCGATCTGCCGGCCGGCGCTGTCGCTCGCCGCCGGCCTCGTTCTGCTCGGCTATCTGCTCGCGAACGTCATCGCGCCACATTACACGAGCGGCATGCAGGACGTTCTGAACGTCATCAACAACTCGCTCAATCACCGCATGCTGGATGCGGCGCATTTCTATACCTTCTCCAACGGCGTGAAGACTCTTTACATCGAGCGCTGGATCACGCCGGACATCGCCGCCAATCTCTTCGTGCGGCAGATCTCCATCGAGAAGATGGAGGAGGAGACGATCACGGCGGCCCGCGCCGAGTTCCGCCGAAACGAGGCGGGCGTGATCGTCGCGCTCTCCAATGGCAGCATCCAGACCCGGTCGATCACGAGCAACGAGGTCCGCATCGCCAATTTCGACGAATACGCCATGGCGCTGCCCATGCAGGGCAGCGGCTCGCTGCCCCAACGCACGTGGAGGGGCGTCTATGAGCTTCCGGCCGGCGCGTTCCTGTCGAGCTGGACGCTCGCCAGGCTCGACCACCGCCAGGCGGGCGAATGGATGGCGGAGGCTGCAAAGCGCTTCGGCGTGCCGATCCTCGCTGTCGCCCACACGCTTCTCGCGATGGCGCTGACGCTCACATTCGGCAACATCACCGGAAGGCGCGGCGCGGCGGGAAGCCTGACGATCATCGCGATTCCCGCGACGCATATCGGCTTTCTCGTCGCGCTCGAATCGTTGCTGCGGATCAGCGGCTGGTTCGCCTTGCTGCTGCTCGCCGCCGTCCTGGCCGAAATCCTGATCTCGGCCTGGATGATCGCCCGGGTGAACTACAGCCCGAAAGCGAAGCGGCTGGACGCCGAAATCCCCTCGTCCGTCTCCTACGCGCCGGTCGCCTGATTTTCCTCGGCGTCCATCGCCGCTCGATAATCGGCGATGATGCGGGCGGGTTCGCCGATCTCCTTCACCACTCCGTTTTCCAGCCAAAGCACACGGTCGCAAAGCTTCTCGAGGAAATCGAGATCGTGCGAGACCATCAGGATCGTTCCGTTATGGGCGAAATCCTCGATATATCTTTCGCACTTGTGCTGGAAAATCTGATCTCCGACGGAGAGCGCCTCGTCGACGATCAGCACATTTGCGTCGGCATGGGCGCAAATCGCGAAGGCGACGCGCGCAATCATGCCCATCGAATAGGTTCGCATGGGCTGCTCGAAGAAGGGACCGACGTCGGCGAAGGCGGCTATGTCCTCGATGCGGGCGTCGACCTCCTTCTTGGACAGTCCGAGAATCGCCGCGCCGATGCGGGCGTTCTCGCGCCCCGTCAGCAGACCGTCGAAGCCGGAGCCCAGCGCCAGGATCGGCGCGATGCGGCCCTGCACCTTGAACTCGCCCTTGGTCGGCATGGTGATGCCGCAGATGATCTGCAGCAGCGTCGTCTTGCCGGCCCCGTTGCGACCGATGATGCCGACGCGCTCGCCCTTCTCCACCGTGAAGGTCATGTCGTGCAGCACCCACTTCTCCTTGTAGAATTTCTTCCACAGGCCGAAGAGGATCTGCTTTAGCTGATCGTTCTGATGCGCATAGAGCTGGAAAGCTTTTCCAATGCCCGTACAGCGGATGGCGGGCTCAGATGACATCGACGATGACCGATTTGTAGCGCATGAAGAACTTG
The nucleotide sequence above comes from Methylocystis parvus OBBP. Encoded proteins:
- a CDS encoding LptF/LptG family permease, with the translated sequence MPRLLYNYLFKRVGFNVLVVQLALSVPVVLSYLLYQLPPAAVRGGLVFPALIGVTPTVAFVTLPMAVGVATALEFSRMASEGMIAVLYALRLSAWSICRPALSLAAGLVLLGYLLANVIAPHYTSGMQDVLNVINNSLNHRMLDAAHFYTFSNGVKTLYIERWITPDIAANLFVRQISIEKMEEETITAARAEFRRNEAGVIVALSNGSIQTRSITSNEVRIANFDEYAMALPMQGSGSLPQRTWRGVYELPAGAFLSSWTLARLDHRQAGEWMAEAAKRFGVPILAVAHTLLAMALTLTFGNITGRRGAAGSLTIIAIPATHIGFLVALESLLRISGWFALLLLAAVLAEILISAWMIARVNYSPKAKRLDAEIPSSVSYAPVA
- a CDS encoding ABC transporter ATP-binding protein, whose translation is MSSEPAIRCTGIGKAFQLYAHQNDQLKQILFGLWKKFYKEKWVLHDMTFTVEKGERVGIIGRNGAGKTTLLQIICGITMPTKGEFKVQGRIAPILALGSGFDGLLTGRENARIGAAILGLSKKEVDARIEDIAAFADVGPFFEQPMRTYSMGMIARVAFAICAHADANVLIVDEALSVGDQIFQHKCERYIEDFAHNGTILMVSHDLDFLEKLCDRVLWLENGVVKEIGEPARIIADYRAAMDAEENQATGA